One window from the genome of bacterium encodes:
- a CDS encoding sulfide/dihydroorotate dehydrogenase-like FAD/NAD-binding protein, with translation MYKIIERKMVVPNLHEFTVHAPAVAASVKPGNFVIVRADQNGERIPLSVADWDREAGTVTTIFMQVGASTAQLARLKPGDEIPTFAGPLGKETVIENVGTVLCVGGCYGIGSIYPIARALKAAGNKVYTLIEARSSFLLYWEDKLASVSDKVFAITRDGTRGQKGHIDTLPEMMQRAGITPQLVIVNGCTFQMMRASMATRPLGWKTIVNMNPIMIDGTGMCGVCRLSVGGKTKFACVDGPDFDGHQIDWQEFLQRRKSYNPEETDPLRHSSCRSHF, from the coding sequence ATGTACAAGATCATTGAGCGCAAGATGGTCGTCCCGAACCTGCACGAGTTCACCGTTCACGCGCCGGCTGTGGCGGCATCGGTGAAGCCGGGCAACTTCGTCATCGTGCGGGCCGACCAGAACGGCGAGCGTATCCCGCTATCGGTTGCCGATTGGGACCGCGAGGCCGGTACAGTAACGACAATCTTCATGCAGGTAGGCGCGTCGACGGCCCAACTGGCCCGGCTTAAGCCCGGCGATGAGATTCCGACGTTCGCCGGGCCGCTCGGCAAAGAGACCGTCATCGAGAATGTCGGCACGGTTCTCTGCGTCGGCGGATGCTACGGGATCGGTTCCATCTACCCGATTGCCCGGGCGCTCAAGGCGGCGGGCAACAAGGTCTACACGCTCATCGAGGCGCGCAGTTCTTTCCTGCTTTACTGGGAAGACAAGCTGGCAAGCGTGTCGGACAAGGTGTTCGCGATTACGCGGGATGGAACCAGGGGCCAGAAAGGGCACATTGACACCTTGCCGGAAATGATGCAGCGGGCCGGAATTACTCCCCAGCTCGTTATCGTGAATGGCTGCACGTTCCAGATGATGCGCGCGTCCATGGCCACCAGACCGCTGGGCTGGAAGACAATCGTGAACATGAACCCGATAATGATCGACGGCACGGGCATGTGCGGCGTCTGCCGGTTGTCGGTCGGAGGAAAGACGAAGTTCGCCTGTGTGGACGGCCCGGATTTCGACGGACATCAGATTGACTGGCAGGAATTCCTGCAACGACGCAAGAGCTACAACCCGGAGGAAACGGACCCGCTCCGGCACAGCAGTTGCCGATCACACTTCTAA
- the gltA gene encoding NADPH-dependent glutamate synthase — protein MAEEKQEKTKLKLDRHHMPKQDPIERVRNFDEVALGYPTETAVAEASRCLQCKKPLCRQGCPVGINIPGFINCVVQRDFGTGVRTIKTTNALPAICGRVCPQEEQCEKMCILGKKGKPVAIGRIERFLADWEASEGKTQVPEMAAKTGKKVAIVGSGPSGITVANDLIIRGHEVTIFEALHDCGGVLAYGIPEFRLPKEIVRREVQYVRSLGVKIFTDFIVGKTRTVDDLLTEFDALFVGSGAGLPWFMEIPGENLNGVYSANEYLTRVNLMKGFRFPEYQTPVKRPCRVAVVGGGNVAMDSARTALRLGAAEVHLVYRRGRDELPARSEEAENAEEEGVIFDLLTLPLRLIGDENGWVKEIECQKMELGEPDASGRRKPVPVAGSNFRVPYDAVVMAIGNSPNPLIPMTTPGLEISKKGGIVTNAETAQSSRPNIWAGGDIVRGAATVISAMGDGRIAAASMHKYLMGNAETGKDES, from the coding sequence ATGGCTGAAGAAAAGCAGGAAAAGACCAAGCTGAAGCTGGACCGGCACCACATGCCGAAGCAGGACCCGATCGAACGGGTCAGGAACTTCGACGAGGTCGCGCTCGGCTACCCGACCGAAACGGCTGTGGCCGAAGCATCACGCTGCCTGCAGTGCAAGAAGCCGTTGTGCCGCCAGGGCTGTCCGGTCGGCATCAACATTCCGGGCTTCATCAACTGCGTTGTCCAGCGTGATTTCGGCACGGGTGTGAGAACGATCAAGACGACCAACGCGCTGCCCGCCATCTGCGGACGGGTCTGTCCCCAGGAAGAGCAGTGCGAGAAGATGTGCATCCTGGGCAAGAAGGGTAAGCCGGTTGCTATCGGCCGGATCGAGCGATTCCTGGCCGACTGGGAAGCATCGGAAGGAAAAACCCAAGTTCCGGAAATGGCTGCCAAGACCGGGAAGAAAGTCGCCATTGTCGGCTCCGGTCCTTCCGGCATAACCGTGGCCAACGACCTCATCATCCGCGGCCACGAGGTTACCATCTTCGAGGCGCTGCACGACTGCGGCGGCGTGCTCGCGTACGGGATTCCCGAATTCCGGCTGCCCAAGGAAATCGTCCGGCGCGAGGTCCAGTACGTCCGCAGTCTCGGTGTGAAAATCTTCACCGACTTCATCGTGGGCAAGACGCGCACCGTAGACGATCTGCTTACGGAATTCGATGCCCTCTTCGTCGGCTCGGGTGCGGGGCTGCCGTGGTTCATGGAAATACCCGGCGAGAACCTCAACGGCGTCTATTCGGCAAACGAATACCTGACGCGTGTGAACCTGATGAAGGGATTCCGTTTCCCCGAATACCAGACCCCGGTGAAGCGGCCGTGCCGCGTTGCTGTGGTCGGCGGCGGCAACGTGGCCATGGATTCAGCCCGGACCGCGCTTCGTTTGGGCGCGGCCGAAGTGCACCTCGTCTATCGCCGCGGACGCGACGAGCTGCCCGCCCGATCCGAGGAAGCGGAGAACGCCGAAGAGGAAGGCGTCATTTTCGACCTGCTCACGCTGCCGCTGCGCTTGATCGGCGACGAAAACGGCTGGGTGAAAGAGATTGAATGTCAGAAGATGGAGCTGGGTGAGCCCGATGCCTCGGGCCGGCGCAAGCCGGTTCCGGTCGCAGGGTCCAACTTCCGCGTTCCGTATGACGCGGTGGTCATGGCCATCGGCAACAGCCCCAACCCGCTCATCCCGATGACGACGCCGGGCCTTGAAATCAGCAAGAAGGGCGGCATCGTGACCAATGCGGAAACGGCCCAGTCTTCCCGGCCGAACATCTGGGCCGGCGGCGACATCGTCCGCGGCGCCGCGACGGTAATCAGCGCCATGGGCGACGGCAGAATCGCCGCGGCGTCCATGCACAAGTACCTCATGGGAAACGCTGAAACGGGAAAGGATGAATCGTGA
- a CDS encoding DRTGG domain-containing protein — MTLHEIKDLLHCEVLNGGDGLELDVTQVVASDGMSEILAFAKSKELMITGLTNIQSIRTADIAGVSAVIYCRGKLPDEKVIEFARQRRIPVLATTMGMFDICGVLYNRGLKGVS; from the coding sequence ATGACCCTGCACGAGATCAAGGACCTTCTCCATTGTGAAGTCCTGAACGGAGGGGACGGCCTTGAGCTCGATGTCACCCAGGTCGTCGCGTCGGACGGCATGAGCGAGATTCTCGCCTTTGCCAAGTCGAAGGAGCTGATGATTACCGGCCTGACCAACATTCAATCCATCCGCACGGCCGACATCGCGGGAGTCAGCGCCGTCATCTATTGCCGGGGCAAGCTCCCCGACGAGAAAGTGATCGAATTCGCCAGACAGAGGCGGATCCCGGTGCTCGCGACCACGATGGGCATGTTCGACATCTGCGGCGTGCTTTACAACAGGGGGCTCAAAGGAGTGTCCTAG
- a CDS encoding ATP-binding protein, with protein MRESYRIQGRNFEKAGEVSSEIKLVLRDLCIDAANTRRTVIVAYEGEMNVVMYAQRGTLTLILTDDDVSLEIADEGPGIPDIEQALQEGYSTASDEMRELGFGFGMGLPNMKKNSDEFHIESEVGKGTRVFAKIRLGSRPCS; from the coding sequence CTGCGCGAGAGTTACAGAATCCAGGGGAGGAATTTCGAGAAGGCCGGCGAGGTTTCCAGTGAGATAAAACTCGTGCTCCGCGACCTGTGCATTGACGCCGCTAACACCCGGCGCACGGTGATCGTCGCGTACGAGGGAGAGATGAACGTCGTCATGTACGCCCAGCGGGGAACGCTGACCCTGATTCTGACCGACGACGATGTCAGCCTGGAAATCGCCGACGAAGGTCCGGGGATCCCCGACATTGAGCAGGCGCTGCAGGAAGGTTATTCCACAGCCTCAGATGAGATGCGCGAGCTGGGGTTCGGATTCGGCATGGGCCTGCCGAACATGAAGAAGAACTCGGACGAATTCCATATCGAATCCGAGGTAGGCAAAGGTACGCGGGTGTTCGCCAAAATAAGGCTGGGCTCCCGTCCATGTAGCTGA